The genomic DNA GTAAAGTGTAAAACGCCTGTTAGCCAGAATATAGGCCGGCACCAGCCAAAGGATAAGGCCGGCCATGGCAATTGCCGGATGGTAGGGAATAGCAAGCCCCGCAGCCACGTAGAGCAGGCGTAGTAAAAGTGTGGCCGGGATAATCTCCACCAGGAAATGAGTCAGGCCAATCACGGTGAGAAATGCGGGCCCCATCAAAATAAGACCTGCCGGAATGCCTATGACCAGGTAATTATTAAGCGAGCGGGCCATGGAACCCACCGCTATCCCAAAGAGTGTAAACACTGCGGACCCAACCAATATAGCCGCTGTAAGCAGCAGGTAATTAACGCCGCCCCTTAACCCTATGCCGGCAATCACCAGCCCTGCCAAAGTGGAGACCAAACCAAGGGAAATAACCTTAGCCCAGATATATTCGGAAATGGTGGCAGGAACTATGGAAAAATAGCTATGCAGCCCTTCACCCTTCTCCAAAAGCAGAATTCCGCCAATAAAGATAAATCCCAATCCGGCCGGATCAGACATGATAATTACAGCAGCACCTACGCGCTGGACTTCCGCCGGCAGCAAAAACAGGATGGCGATATAAACTGCGGATACATAGAGATAGAGAAAATAAAACCCGTACTTAAACTGATAGTGGATGTCGGCTAATAATACCCGGGAAAACCTCATTGCAGGCACCTGCCCGTCAGTTCGATGAACACATCTTCCAGAGTTGGCTCCTTGGAATGTATTCCGGTAAGAACCCCTGCATCCAGGCGGCGTCTGAATTCAGGGTCCTGATGCAGTGAAGACAACAGAGTGCCGGCTGCTTTCTCCTGCCCATCTTCGCGGTAAGTATAATTTACTTCCACACCGCTTTTTCTGGTGCGCAGGGCTTGGGGTGTATCCAGCGCCCTGATTTGGCCATCCACAATGAAAGCCACCCGGTCACACAGTTCCTGGGCATCATGCATGTTATGGGTGGTGAAAATAATCGTTCTTCCCTCTTGCTTTTGCTCCAGAATCATATCTTTAATATTGCGGGCATGAGCAGGATCAAGCCCGCTGGTGGGCTCATCGAGAAACAGTATGGACGGCTTATGCATAATGGCCCGGATAAAGGCCAGACGCATCTTCATCCCCTTAGAGTAGCCGGCAACTTTTTTATCTGCATGTTCACTTAAGCCCACCCGCTGTAAAAGCTCCTGCGGGTTATGGGAGTCTCGCTGATAAAGAGAAGCAAAATACTGCAGATTTTGCAGACCGCTAAATTTAGCGTACAAATTGGGGAATTCAAAATCCACCCCCAGCTCCTCATAGAAACGATTCGACCGGTTTTTGACTTCCGTGTTCAGTACCTTCACACTACCCCGATAATCCCGCAAAATACCGGTAAGGATTTTCTGCAGCGTGCTTTTTCCCGCTCCCGAAGGCCCCAGAAAACCAAATATTTCTCCCCTGCCAACTTCAAAAGACATATCCCTGATAAATGGCTGTTGCTTTGTATAGGAAAATTGCAACTCGCTGACCTTAATCATTTCTGCTCCTCCTCAAATATCCTTAGCGCCATCCCCTCCAACAGCAATTGGAAGGCGTCGTCCATCAGCTCTGCGCCAACTTCTTTTTGCTGCAGCAGCATTAAAAACATGCCGCGCAAAGCGGCGGAGACCACTTCAGGCCTAACTTTGCTGTCAACGCCAAACAGCGCCAGTAGTTGCTTTGTATCATCGTCATCACCCATAATATGCTGCTCAATCTGTTCGGTGGGAAGCTTGCGAAGCAGATATTCAAATTCACTTTTATCGTTCATCAGGCTAAGCAGCCATTTATTTTGCCTGATCTCTTCATACATAGCCATTATTGCCCCCACAAATCTCTCTCTGGGCTGTCCCTGCTGCGTCATGATAACTTCCATCAACCGGCTCTTTATTTCATCATGGCCCTGCTGCATAACCTCCATAAAAAACAGTTCCTTACTCTTAAAAAACAAATAAAAAGTACCTTTGGAGATTCCCGCCAGCGAGGCCAGGTCATCCACATTTGTGCGCTTGATGCCATATTTCTCCCAGCACTCTTTACCAGCCTCAATTAAGCGTTTATAGATTTGCTCCCTTTCCGCATCGCTGAATGCTTTCGGCACTTTCTTACCCCCCCCCAATGACTAACTTTACGGATATAGTCATTTAGTCAAATATATCAGAAACAGCCTCCTGATACAAGAGGCTGTAGCCAT from Dethiobacter alkaliphilus AHT 1 includes the following:
- a CDS encoding ABC transporter ATP-binding protein, producing the protein MIKVSELQFSYTKQQPFIRDMSFEVGRGEIFGFLGPSGAGKSTLQKILTGILRDYRGSVKVLNTEVKNRSNRFYEELGVDFEFPNLYAKFSGLQNLQYFASLYQRDSHNPQELLQRVGLSEHADKKVAGYSKGMKMRLAFIRAIMHKPSILFLDEPTSGLDPAHARNIKDMILEQKQEGRTIIFTTHNMHDAQELCDRVAFIVDGQIRALDTPQALRTRKSGVEVNYTYREDGQEKAAGTLLSSLHQDPEFRRRLDAGVLTGIHSKEPTLEDVFIELTGRCLQ
- a CDS encoding TetR/AcrR family transcriptional regulator is translated as MPKAFSDAEREQIYKRLIEAGKECWEKYGIKRTNVDDLASLAGISKGTFYLFFKSKELFFMEVMQQGHDEIKSRLMEVIMTQQGQPRERFVGAIMAMYEEIRQNKWLLSLMNDKSEFEYLLRKLPTEQIEQHIMGDDDDTKQLLALFGVDSKVRPEVVSAALRGMFLMLLQQKEVGAELMDDAFQLLLEGMALRIFEEEQK